The nucleotide sequence GGCGCAAGCGGTTGTGTCGCCCGGGACACAATATTTTCCGCTCGAGGCATTAGTCGGCGCGCCGGTCGTCGAGACCGATCCGCCAGCGCCCATCTGCGCCGACACTCCGGAGTTGTAGTCGGTTTTGATTTCGTCTTCGGTGAGAGCGTAGGGGTAGATTTTGAGATCGTCGAGTTCACCGTTAAAATAATAGATCGGAACAGCTTCGGAGCTATCTCTTCCAATACTCAAAGGCATCGCTGAATAACTTAGCGCTTGCCCCGGGCCATAGCCATTGGCAGTATATATCATTGAAGTTTCTTTTCCATCCAGATACGCTTTTGCATCTGAAGAATTTCCATTTGTCGGAGAAAATGTCACGACAAGATGGTGCCAAACGCTATCGGTCACTGAACCAGTCGGCAAGTCCCAATAGGGATAGGCTGATCCTGTCATAATTTCAAATCGCGCATGACCATCATTCATCACGAGCAGTGAATAACTTTTATTAGAGCTTGTATCCACCGGCTTGTTTACAATTATGCCCGAATCATTTGGAGCCCTTTTTAGCCAGGTAGAAATTGTCAGCGAACTTGGTCGAAGCGCTGTGCTATCTGACACGTTCACATAATCATTCCCATCAAAACTAAGCGCCTTGCCATTTTTGCCGTCATTGGTCCAAGTTGGCGAGGATGAGCCGACGCCTAGGTTTCCGGCCAAACTTGTTCCGCCAAAACCGGAATTATGCGCCAAAGAGCCGTAGCCTTCGTTGAAATCATACACAGCGACTGGGTTGTGTTCGCCATTGTTCATGTCCTCCAAAATCTGCTGTTGCGTGCGGGCATAGTTGTAGATGCGGAAATCATCAATAGCGCCATCAAAATACCTACTTCCAAATTGCGCACCAATTTGCATACTACTACCATCATCAACCGTCCCCGCCACCTGGCTATTTTGAAAAACTCCATCAACATAAAGACTGTTGTTAGTACCCGCATGCAGAAATTCTATGTGATGCCAGTTTCCACCACCCACAGCCACATTGGAGACAAGATCACTTCCACCGGGTATAGCAAAAGCAATTTTATTGCCATAGCCCATGGAAGAATTTAAAACTGCATAGAAATACCAGCCTCTAGTAAATAGCACCGAATTGACTGTTGTATCTTTGCTTTTTGTCCAGAACGAAATTGAAAAATTAGGTTCCAAGGAAAATGCCGGAATATCCACAACATCATCCACCCCATTAAAGCTCAGCGCCGTGCCGTATTTCCCTGATACAAATGGCGCTGTTACATTCTCAACATTTCCGCCTTCCCAATCATCAATCCGTCCGCTAGTTCCGTACAGTAAAACAAAACCTGACGAACCGCTGGTCAAATTGCTGTCGACATAACTAGTTTTTTCCACGCCGTTGATATAGCCTTTGAGTGTATTCCCCACGACTGCGAACTTAAAGATATCACCATTGGCCGGCGCAGATATGACCACATTTGCAAGTGTCGAATTGGAACCGCCAAGTGAGCGACCAAGTATCATCCTCCAACTTCCATCATAAAAAACAAATGCGTAGTAAGTATTTTGAGTAGACCCATCTGATCGACTCAGGAGACTATATTCCGTGTCGGCATTAACTGTATCTAGTTTTATCTGGGAATATTGATCGGCATTTAAGCTATTAGCATTCCAAATAAAAACACTCGCGTCACTAGTCGCAGTCTGCCCAACCGTCGTGCTGGAAATAATCTGCGCTGCGCCGCCGTTATAGACTTCAGTCCAGTTAGAACCAAGTGTTGGTCCGGCTCGATTGAAATCATCCGTCGCAACTGACGTGTAAGAATATGTGACGTCTGAGCCTTGATAATTTCCATCGTTGCCATTTTCGCTCGAATCGCTTATGGTTGTTCCATTGTGATCATCCATTTTCCAGTGGCCGACCGGGCCGGGTGCCCACTGATAGAGACGCTCCACCTCATCGGCGGACAAGGCGCGGTTGTAGATGCGGGTTTCGTCGATCGAGCCATTAAATGGATAGGCACCATTGCTACTATGCGCTCCGATTCGAAGAGGATAATCATTGGCTCCGATTCCGCCAGCATATATCGTTGGCGTGCCAACAGGCGAGCCATTGGCATAAAATTTGATAGTAGCACCATCATATGTTAAAGCTACATTAGTCCACACTCCATCCGGAACGAGATAGCCACTACTTAAATCACTTGAATCTGAGGCGGGCGAAGAGTTTCCTAAAAAACATCCCAGATTATTGTCTATAAGATCAAGAAAATAATTACTTTCATCATTATTTCCATATCCTTTATTAACTATCATAGCATAACCGGGGTTATTGCCATTTCTTTTTATCCAAGCGGAAATCGTAATATTTGACGGATCCAAACTCCCATTGGCCGGGTCGCCCGCATCTATATATTTACCATTCGTTCCAGTGAAAACTCCCCCATTACCAAATTTTCCTCCGGCGGTCGTCGCTCCTCCAGCGGATGTTCCGTTATTGTTGTTGCCACTAGCATCTTTCACTTCTCCGCTCGTGCCGTTCCAACTCGCTTCGTCCATTTTCCAATAGCCAACTAGACCATCGGTCATCCACTTGTCGGAACTGCCCCCGAAAGTAGCGCTCGCTCCGGTTTTGGCTTGACCCATACCAGCGAGCCCAGCATTGTAGTCGGCTAAAATTTGCGCTTGCGTGCGGGCGTAGGGGTAGATTTTTGGTTCGTCGATGGAACCAGTGAAATAATTGCCACCGCCACTATAACCACCAACCGTAAAATAAGTATCATTATACAGTGTAGCTGGAATTGTTCCGGTATAATTAATACTGACTTGAGTTCCGTTTTTATACAATTTTAAGCGCCCAGAATTTCCTGATTGCGTGCCATCAAAAACCATCGTCAAATAAATCCATTGGTTGTCTTCCAAGATATTTGAATCCGACCAGCCATAGTTATTTCCATCCGAGAATAATAACACATCATCTTCCCCACCTTCACCAGCGTAAGATGTTTCTATTCCCATTCCAGTGGATGAACCAAGATATGAACCCAAAATCAGCTTAAACTCGCCGGGATTATTCGGTTTCACCCATGCAGACATCGAAACATAAGAATCTCCCGACAGCGGAGCATTCCAAGATGTAGTTACAATACTGCTTGTCCCATCAAACCCCAAACACTTCCCACTCACACACTCGCTCTCCGGCTTCCAGGTTGCGCCGGTGATGGTGCCGTCGTTTCTGTTTGAAGTTTCGTCGTGCGCAGTTGCGCCTTGGCCTTCGTCAAATGACCAATAGCCGACCGGAGCTGGCGATATTTCTTCGGTGCCTAGCGCGCCGACGGAGTAGGTTGACGCTTCAGTGGAAAAATTGGTGGGGAAGATTGTGTAGGTATAATTAGACTCGTCATTGCGATTAAATCCAGTTTCTTCACTGACCCAATTGAAAGTCGATCCGTTTTGGGTTGAAGTAATTGTCGCGCCGGTGGTGGAGGGGGTGAGGACTTGCCGAATGTAAAGATTATCTATATAAACAGTTCCTGTACAAATCCACCCGTTGGCCGTTCTAACATAAGTGCCCGTATTTGTTAGATATGCGTTATATGTCGTCCAATTACCTCCACCAGCAAACTGATACCATCCGCTTGAATCCCAGTCAGAATCAATAAATTGAAAATAGCAATTTTCGCCA is from Parcubacteria group bacterium and encodes:
- a CDS encoding DUF2341 domain-containing protein, translating into MPKLKQKFQRTLLTILRGLFRFAKFGKRIFRSKKIKTLALAILLVIIILPIYFWFSGRKTEASWWDEKWAFRKSIQLTNSGSVQTNVYVALTVDTSDTTKFQADCGDLRFTKNDGKIMPYLIVSGCGTANTSVYVSFDSFPAGQQAIWQYYGNTSAENGFAQTQTGAVTQANMKLSIVNGTAFVDFSAANVLTNNLNSKLIIADHAGLKLTGYVKAAGSGETYGSDISSNNTAASDQQTEANTYGSWYVDAGGAIGIVGGGAQHVGSYAISLGIDYLYAYSSDVPATTGALYSATFDARTASGENCYFQFIDSDWDSSGWYQFAGGGNWTTYNAYLTNTGTYVRTANGWICTGTVYIDNLYIRQVLTPSTTGATITSTQNGSTFNWVSEETGFNRNDESNYTYTIFPTNFSTEASTYSVGALGTEEISPAPVGYWSFDEGQGATAHDETSNRNDGTITGATWKPESECVSGKCLGFDGTSSIVTTSWNAPLSGDSYVSMSAWVKPNNPGEFKLILGSYLGSSTGMGIETSYAGEGGEDDVLLFSDGNNYGWSDSNILEDNQWIYLTMVFDGTQSGNSGRLKLYKNGTQVSINYTGTIPATLYNDTYFTVGGYSGGGNYFTGSIDEPKIYPYARTQAQILADYNAGLAGMGQAKTGASATFGGSSDKWMTDGLVGYWKMDEASWNGTSGEVKDASGNNNNGTSAGGATTAGGKFGNGGVFTGTNGKYIDAGDPANGSLDPSNITISAWIKRNGNNPGYAMIVNKGYGNNDESNYFLDLIDNNLGCFLGNSSPASDSSDLSSGYLVPDGVWTNVALTYDGATIKFYANGSPVGTPTIYAGGIGANDYPLRIGAHSSNGAYPFNGSIDETRIYNRALSADEVERLYQWAPGPVGHWKMDDHNGTTISDSSENGNDGNYQGSDVTYSYTSVATDDFNRAGPTLGSNWTEVYNGGAAQIISSTTVGQTATSDASVFIWNANSLNADQYSQIKLDTVNADTEYSLLSRSDGSTQNTYYAFVFYDGSWRMILGRSLGGSNSTLANVVISAPANGDIFKFAVVGNTLKGYINGVEKTSYVDSNLTSGSSGFVLLYGTSGRIDDWEGGNVENVTAPFVSGKYGTALSFNGVDDVVDIPAFSLEPNFSISFWTKSKDTTVNSVLFTRGWYFYAVLNSSMGYGNKIAFAIPGGSDLVSNVAVGGGNWHHIEFLHAGTNNSLYVDGVFQNSQVAGTVDDGSSMQIGAQFGSRYFDGAIDDFRIYNYARTQQQILEDMNNGEHNPVAVYDFNEGYGSLAHNSGFGGTSLAGNLGVGSSSPTWTNDGKNGKALSFDGNDYVNVSDSTALRPSSLTISTWLKRAPNDSGIIVNKPVDTSSNKSYSLLVMNDGHARFEIMTGSAYPYWDLPTGSVTDSVWHHLVVTFSPTNGNSSDAKAYLDGKETSMIYTANGYGPGQALSYSAMPLSIGRDSSEAVPIYYFNGELDDLKIYPYALTEDEIKTDYNSGVSAQMGAGGSVSTTGAPTNASSGKYCVPGDTTACATPVGEWKMDEKVAGDNQTIYDTSGNGNNGTTHYGANATGMNCAAQGKYGSACAFDGVDDYIESANNFAFVNGATYSFWLKGSPGAYGGTVSKLGVSCIAGYSGNTITCIADGDSSGSATSSIDVLDNKWHYVAFTSTSNAQKIYVDGKSAGSATETLDTGGYPVRFGNSLGSSYYFPGQIDQVRIYDYARTPAQIAWEYNQGKPVAAWRFNECQGSTVHDESGNGNDGTINLGASGQTTAGTCSANANTPWYNGRTGKYGASLNFDGGDDYVTASGSNLPIGFAPRTMSLWFNRTADQNYTEALAWYGETGYAGIFGIAINDNDYLGVISYGDDYYPTSFGTQPLNTWTHVVAVYDGVDVYLYKNGAFMASEDKYWNLHAGDVSVGSMNPSYPFSGQIDEVKIFNYALTAEQVKQLYNNSSALNFQ